One part of the Alligator mississippiensis isolate rAllMis1 chromosome 3, rAllMis1, whole genome shotgun sequence genome encodes these proteins:
- the NR2F1 gene encoding COUP transcription factor 1 isoform X4 — MLTFCMEMVNESSVFAVASLCIHCAKLSAGFCSCTSVAKILIKASPLFPLMFGYSVQRGRMPPTQPNPGQYALTNGDPLNGHCYLSGYISLLLRAEPYPTSRYGSQCMQPNNIMGIENICELAARLLFSAVEWARNIPFFPDLQITDQVALLRLTWSELFVLNAAQCSMPLHVAPLLAAAGLHASPMSADRVVAFMDHIRIFQEQVEKLKALHVDSAEYSCLKAIVLFTSDACGLSDAAHIESLQEKSQCALEEYVRSQYPNQPSRFGKLLLRLPSLRTVSSSVIEQLFFVRLNSMARIGVTVFYHHCAEVYNIRQTVVIIRLLQAWSASPGREGGPAVLSTERQGKAELELGHSALGETGVILQHCFDGMGVGWDGDGDVGRGYSVALSEEISLPSNEM, encoded by the exons ATGCTTACGTTTTGTATGGAGATGGTTAATGAATCCAGTGTTTTTGCAGTTGCAAGCTTGTGCATTCACTGTGCAaagctgtctgcaggcttttgCAGTTGCACCAGCGTAGCAAAGATATTAATTAAAGCATCTCCCCTTTTTCCACTCATGTTTGGCTACT CGGTTCAGCGAGGAAGGATGCCTCCAACCCAGCCCAACCCAGGCCAGTACGCGCTGACCAACGGGGACCCTCTGAACGGGCACTGCTATCTGTCGGGAtacatctccctgctgctgcgggcCGAGCCCTACCCCACCTCCCGCTACGGCAGCCAGTGCATGCAGCCCAACAACATCATGGGCATCGAGAACATCTGCGAGCTGGCCGCCCGCCTGCTCTTCAGCGCCGTCGAATGGGCCCGCAACATccccttcttccccgacctgcAGATCACCGACCAGGTGGCCTTGCTGCGGCTCACTTGGAGCGAGCTCTTCGTGCTCAACGCGGCGCAGTGCTCCATGCCCCTGCACGTCGCCCCTCTGCTAgccgccgccggcctgcacgcctcGCCCATGTCCGCCGACCGGGTGGTGGCCTTCATGGACCACATCCGCATCTTCCAGGAGCAGGTGGAGAAGCTCAAGGCCCTGCACGTCGACTCGGCGGAGTACAGCTGCCTCAAAGCCATCGTCCTCTTCACATCAG ATGCCTGTGGCCTGTCAGATGCTGCCCACATCGAGAGCCTGCAGGAGAAATCTCAGTGCGCCCTGGAGGAGTACGTGCGGAGCCAGTACCCCAACCAGCCTAGCCGCTTCGGGAAGCTGCTCCTGCGGCTGCCTTCCCTGCGCACCGTCTCGTCGTCAGTCATCGAGCAGCTCTTCTTCGTCCGCTTG AATTCAATGGCAAGGATTGGAGTCACTGTATTCTACCATCACTGTGCGGAGGTGTACAATATAAGGCAGACTGTAGTCATTATTCGTTTGTTACAGGCTTG GTCGGCTTCCCCAGGCAGAGAGGGTGGACCAGCCGTGCTCTCTACAGAGAGACAAGGGAAAGCAGAGCTTGAACTCGGCCACTCAGCACTTGGAGAGACTGGAGTGATCCTTCAGCAttgttttgatgggatgggtgtggggtgggatggggatggggatgtgggGAGAGGATACAGCGTGGCTCTGAGCGAGGAGATCTCGCTTCCTTCCAATGAGATGTAA
- the NR2F1 gene encoding COUP transcription factor 1 isoform X3 — MAMVVSSWRDPQEDVAGGNPSGPNPAAQPAREQQQQQAASAAPHTPQTPSQPGPPSTPGTAGDKGQGQQGSGQSQQHIECVVCGDKSSGKHYGQFTCEGCKSFFKRSVRRNLTYTCRANRNCPIDQHHRNQCQYCRLKKCLKVGMRREAVQRGRMPPTQPNPGQYALTNGDPLNGHCYLSGYISLLLRAEPYPTSRYGSQCMQPNNIMGIENICELAARLLFSAVEWARNIPFFPDLQITDQVALLRLTWSELFVLNAAQCSMPLHVAPLLAAAGLHASPMSADRVVAFMDHIRIFQEQVEKLKALHVDSAEYSCLKAIVLFTSDACGLSDAAHIESLQEKSQCALEEYVRSQYPNQPSRFGKLLLRLPSLRTVSSSVIEQLFFVRLVGFPRQRGWTSRALYRETRESRA, encoded by the exons ATGGCAATGGTAGTTAGCAGCTGGCGAGATCCGCAGGAAGACGTGGCCGGGGGCAACCCGAGCGGCCCCAACCCTGCAGCTCAGCCGGcccgggagcagcagcagcagcaagcggcCTCCGCGGCCCCGCACACCCCCCAGACCCCCAGCCAGCCCGGCCCCCCGTCCACCCCGGGCACGGCCGGGGacaagggccagggccagcagggctcgggccagagccagcagcacaTCGAGTGCGTGGTTTGCGGGGACAAATCCAGCGGCAAACACTACGGGCAATTCACCTGCGAGGGCTGCAAAAGTTTCTTCAAGAGGAGCGTCCGCAGGAACTTAACTTACACATGTCGGGCCAACAGGAACTGTCCCATCGACCAGCACCACCGCAACCAGTGCCAGTACTGCCGCCTCAAGAAGTGTCTCAAAGTGGGCATGAGGCGGGAAG CGGTTCAGCGAGGAAGGATGCCTCCAACCCAGCCCAACCCAGGCCAGTACGCGCTGACCAACGGGGACCCTCTGAACGGGCACTGCTATCTGTCGGGAtacatctccctgctgctgcgggcCGAGCCCTACCCCACCTCCCGCTACGGCAGCCAGTGCATGCAGCCCAACAACATCATGGGCATCGAGAACATCTGCGAGCTGGCCGCCCGCCTGCTCTTCAGCGCCGTCGAATGGGCCCGCAACATccccttcttccccgacctgcAGATCACCGACCAGGTGGCCTTGCTGCGGCTCACTTGGAGCGAGCTCTTCGTGCTCAACGCGGCGCAGTGCTCCATGCCCCTGCACGTCGCCCCTCTGCTAgccgccgccggcctgcacgcctcGCCCATGTCCGCCGACCGGGTGGTGGCCTTCATGGACCACATCCGCATCTTCCAGGAGCAGGTGGAGAAGCTCAAGGCCCTGCACGTCGACTCGGCGGAGTACAGCTGCCTCAAAGCCATCGTCCTCTTCACATCAG ATGCCTGTGGCCTGTCAGATGCTGCCCACATCGAGAGCCTGCAGGAGAAATCTCAGTGCGCCCTGGAGGAGTACGTGCGGAGCCAGTACCCCAACCAGCCTAGCCGCTTCGGGAAGCTGCTCCTGCGGCTGCCTTCCCTGCGCACCGTCTCGTCGTCAGTCATCGAGCAGCTCTTCTTCGTCCGCTTG GTCGGCTTCCCCAGGCAGAGAGGGTGGACCAGCCGTGCTCTCTACAGAGAGACAAGGGAAAGCAGAGCTTGA
- the NR2F1 gene encoding COUP transcription factor 1 isoform X6, with protein sequence MPPTQPNPGQYALTNGDPLNGHCYLSGYISLLLRAEPYPTSRYGSQCMQPNNIMGIENICELAARLLFSAVEWARNIPFFPDLQITDQVALLRLTWSELFVLNAAQCSMPLHVAPLLAAAGLHASPMSADRVVAFMDHIRIFQEQVEKLKALHVDSAEYSCLKAIVLFTSDACGLSDAAHIESLQEKSQCALEEYVRSQYPNQPSRFGKLLLRLPSLRTVSSSVIEQLFFVRLNSMARIGVTVFYHHCAEVYNIRQTVVIIRLLQAWSASPGREGGPAVLSTERQGKAELELGHSALGETGVILQHCFDGMGVGWDGDGDVGRGYSVALSEEISLPSNEM encoded by the exons ATGCCTCCAACCCAGCCCAACCCAGGCCAGTACGCGCTGACCAACGGGGACCCTCTGAACGGGCACTGCTATCTGTCGGGAtacatctccctgctgctgcgggcCGAGCCCTACCCCACCTCCCGCTACGGCAGCCAGTGCATGCAGCCCAACAACATCATGGGCATCGAGAACATCTGCGAGCTGGCCGCCCGCCTGCTCTTCAGCGCCGTCGAATGGGCCCGCAACATccccttcttccccgacctgcAGATCACCGACCAGGTGGCCTTGCTGCGGCTCACTTGGAGCGAGCTCTTCGTGCTCAACGCGGCGCAGTGCTCCATGCCCCTGCACGTCGCCCCTCTGCTAgccgccgccggcctgcacgcctcGCCCATGTCCGCCGACCGGGTGGTGGCCTTCATGGACCACATCCGCATCTTCCAGGAGCAGGTGGAGAAGCTCAAGGCCCTGCACGTCGACTCGGCGGAGTACAGCTGCCTCAAAGCCATCGTCCTCTTCACATCAG ATGCCTGTGGCCTGTCAGATGCTGCCCACATCGAGAGCCTGCAGGAGAAATCTCAGTGCGCCCTGGAGGAGTACGTGCGGAGCCAGTACCCCAACCAGCCTAGCCGCTTCGGGAAGCTGCTCCTGCGGCTGCCTTCCCTGCGCACCGTCTCGTCGTCAGTCATCGAGCAGCTCTTCTTCGTCCGCTTG AATTCAATGGCAAGGATTGGAGTCACTGTATTCTACCATCACTGTGCGGAGGTGTACAATATAAGGCAGACTGTAGTCATTATTCGTTTGTTACAGGCTTG GTCGGCTTCCCCAGGCAGAGAGGGTGGACCAGCCGTGCTCTCTACAGAGAGACAAGGGAAAGCAGAGCTTGAACTCGGCCACTCAGCACTTGGAGAGACTGGAGTGATCCTTCAGCAttgttttgatgggatgggtgtggggtgggatggggatggggatgtgggGAGAGGATACAGCGTGGCTCTGAGCGAGGAGATCTCGCTTCCTTCCAATGAGATGTAA
- the NR2F1 gene encoding COUP transcription factor 1 isoform X7, protein MLTFCMEMVNESSVFAVASLCIHCAKLSAGFCSCTSVAKILIKASPLFPLMFGYSVQRGRMPPTQPNPGQYALTNGDPLNGHCYLSGYISLLLRAEPYPTSRYGSQCMQPNNIMGIENICELAARLLFSAVEWARNIPFFPDLQITDQVALLRLTWSELFVLNAAQCSMPLHVAPLLAAAGLHASPMSADRVVAFMDHIRIFQEQVEKLKALHVDSAEYSCLKAIVLFTSDACGLSDAAHIESLQEKSQCALEEYVRSQYPNQPSRFGKLLLRLPSLRTVSSSVIEQLFFVRLVGKTPIETLIRDMLLSGSSFNWPYMSIQCS, encoded by the exons ATGCTTACGTTTTGTATGGAGATGGTTAATGAATCCAGTGTTTTTGCAGTTGCAAGCTTGTGCATTCACTGTGCAaagctgtctgcaggcttttgCAGTTGCACCAGCGTAGCAAAGATATTAATTAAAGCATCTCCCCTTTTTCCACTCATGTTTGGCTACT CGGTTCAGCGAGGAAGGATGCCTCCAACCCAGCCCAACCCAGGCCAGTACGCGCTGACCAACGGGGACCCTCTGAACGGGCACTGCTATCTGTCGGGAtacatctccctgctgctgcgggcCGAGCCCTACCCCACCTCCCGCTACGGCAGCCAGTGCATGCAGCCCAACAACATCATGGGCATCGAGAACATCTGCGAGCTGGCCGCCCGCCTGCTCTTCAGCGCCGTCGAATGGGCCCGCAACATccccttcttccccgacctgcAGATCACCGACCAGGTGGCCTTGCTGCGGCTCACTTGGAGCGAGCTCTTCGTGCTCAACGCGGCGCAGTGCTCCATGCCCCTGCACGTCGCCCCTCTGCTAgccgccgccggcctgcacgcctcGCCCATGTCCGCCGACCGGGTGGTGGCCTTCATGGACCACATCCGCATCTTCCAGGAGCAGGTGGAGAAGCTCAAGGCCCTGCACGTCGACTCGGCGGAGTACAGCTGCCTCAAAGCCATCGTCCTCTTCACATCAG ATGCCTGTGGCCTGTCAGATGCTGCCCACATCGAGAGCCTGCAGGAGAAATCTCAGTGCGCCCTGGAGGAGTACGTGCGGAGCCAGTACCCCAACCAGCCTAGCCGCTTCGGGAAGCTGCTCCTGCGGCTGCCTTCCCTGCGCACCGTCTCGTCGTCAGTCATCGAGCAGCTCTTCTTCGTCCGCTTGGTAGGTAAAACCCCCATTGAAACCCTCATCAGAGATATGTTACTGTCTGGGAGCAGCTTCAACTGGCCTTACATGTCCATCCAGTGTTCCTAG
- the NR2F1 gene encoding COUP transcription factor 1 isoform X1, protein MAMVVSSWRDPQEDVAGGNPSGPNPAAQPAREQQQQQAASAAPHTPQTPSQPGPPSTPGTAGDKGQGQQGSGQSQQHIECVVCGDKSSGKHYGQFTCEGCKSFFKRSVRRNLTYTCRANRNCPIDQHHRNQCQYCRLKKCLKVGMRREAVQRGRMPPTQPNPGQYALTNGDPLNGHCYLSGYISLLLRAEPYPTSRYGSQCMQPNNIMGIENICELAARLLFSAVEWARNIPFFPDLQITDQVALLRLTWSELFVLNAAQCSMPLHVAPLLAAAGLHASPMSADRVVAFMDHIRIFQEQVEKLKALHVDSAEYSCLKAIVLFTSDACGLSDAAHIESLQEKSQCALEEYVRSQYPNQPSRFGKLLLRLPSLRTVSSSVIEQLFFVRLNSMARIGVTVFYHHCAEVYNIRQTVVIIRLLQAWSASPGREGGPAVLSTERQGKAELELGHSALGETGVILQHCFDGMGVGWDGDGDVGRGYSVALSEEISLPSNEM, encoded by the exons ATGGCAATGGTAGTTAGCAGCTGGCGAGATCCGCAGGAAGACGTGGCCGGGGGCAACCCGAGCGGCCCCAACCCTGCAGCTCAGCCGGcccgggagcagcagcagcagcaagcggcCTCCGCGGCCCCGCACACCCCCCAGACCCCCAGCCAGCCCGGCCCCCCGTCCACCCCGGGCACGGCCGGGGacaagggccagggccagcagggctcgggccagagccagcagcacaTCGAGTGCGTGGTTTGCGGGGACAAATCCAGCGGCAAACACTACGGGCAATTCACCTGCGAGGGCTGCAAAAGTTTCTTCAAGAGGAGCGTCCGCAGGAACTTAACTTACACATGTCGGGCCAACAGGAACTGTCCCATCGACCAGCACCACCGCAACCAGTGCCAGTACTGCCGCCTCAAGAAGTGTCTCAAAGTGGGCATGAGGCGGGAAG CGGTTCAGCGAGGAAGGATGCCTCCAACCCAGCCCAACCCAGGCCAGTACGCGCTGACCAACGGGGACCCTCTGAACGGGCACTGCTATCTGTCGGGAtacatctccctgctgctgcgggcCGAGCCCTACCCCACCTCCCGCTACGGCAGCCAGTGCATGCAGCCCAACAACATCATGGGCATCGAGAACATCTGCGAGCTGGCCGCCCGCCTGCTCTTCAGCGCCGTCGAATGGGCCCGCAACATccccttcttccccgacctgcAGATCACCGACCAGGTGGCCTTGCTGCGGCTCACTTGGAGCGAGCTCTTCGTGCTCAACGCGGCGCAGTGCTCCATGCCCCTGCACGTCGCCCCTCTGCTAgccgccgccggcctgcacgcctcGCCCATGTCCGCCGACCGGGTGGTGGCCTTCATGGACCACATCCGCATCTTCCAGGAGCAGGTGGAGAAGCTCAAGGCCCTGCACGTCGACTCGGCGGAGTACAGCTGCCTCAAAGCCATCGTCCTCTTCACATCAG ATGCCTGTGGCCTGTCAGATGCTGCCCACATCGAGAGCCTGCAGGAGAAATCTCAGTGCGCCCTGGAGGAGTACGTGCGGAGCCAGTACCCCAACCAGCCTAGCCGCTTCGGGAAGCTGCTCCTGCGGCTGCCTTCCCTGCGCACCGTCTCGTCGTCAGTCATCGAGCAGCTCTTCTTCGTCCGCTTG AATTCAATGGCAAGGATTGGAGTCACTGTATTCTACCATCACTGTGCGGAGGTGTACAATATAAGGCAGACTGTAGTCATTATTCGTTTGTTACAGGCTTG GTCGGCTTCCCCAGGCAGAGAGGGTGGACCAGCCGTGCTCTCTACAGAGAGACAAGGGAAAGCAGAGCTTGAACTCGGCCACTCAGCACTTGGAGAGACTGGAGTGATCCTTCAGCAttgttttgatgggatgggtgtggggtgggatggggatggggatgtgggGAGAGGATACAGCGTGGCTCTGAGCGAGGAGATCTCGCTTCCTTCCAATGAGATGTAA
- the NR2F1 gene encoding COUP transcription factor 1 isoform X2, whose translation MAMVVSSWRDPQEDVAGGNPSGPNPAAQPAREQQQQQAASAAPHTPQTPSQPGPPSTPGTAGDKGQGQQGSGQSQQHIECVVCGDKSSGKHYGQFTCEGCKSFFKRSVRRNLTYTCRANRNCPIDQHHRNQCQYCRLKKCLKVGMRREAVQRGRMPPTQPNPGQYALTNGDPLNGHCYLSGYISLLLRAEPYPTSRYGSQCMQPNNIMGIENICELAARLLFSAVEWARNIPFFPDLQITDQVALLRLTWSELFVLNAAQCSMPLHVAPLLAAAGLHASPMSADRVVAFMDHIRIFQEQVEKLKALHVDSAEYSCLKAIVLFTSDACGLSDAAHIESLQEKSQCALEEYVRSQYPNQPSRFGKLLLRLPSLRTVSSSVIEQLFFVRLVGKTPIETLIRDMLLSGSSFNWPYMSIQCS comes from the exons ATGGCAATGGTAGTTAGCAGCTGGCGAGATCCGCAGGAAGACGTGGCCGGGGGCAACCCGAGCGGCCCCAACCCTGCAGCTCAGCCGGcccgggagcagcagcagcagcaagcggcCTCCGCGGCCCCGCACACCCCCCAGACCCCCAGCCAGCCCGGCCCCCCGTCCACCCCGGGCACGGCCGGGGacaagggccagggccagcagggctcgggccagagccagcagcacaTCGAGTGCGTGGTTTGCGGGGACAAATCCAGCGGCAAACACTACGGGCAATTCACCTGCGAGGGCTGCAAAAGTTTCTTCAAGAGGAGCGTCCGCAGGAACTTAACTTACACATGTCGGGCCAACAGGAACTGTCCCATCGACCAGCACCACCGCAACCAGTGCCAGTACTGCCGCCTCAAGAAGTGTCTCAAAGTGGGCATGAGGCGGGAAG CGGTTCAGCGAGGAAGGATGCCTCCAACCCAGCCCAACCCAGGCCAGTACGCGCTGACCAACGGGGACCCTCTGAACGGGCACTGCTATCTGTCGGGAtacatctccctgctgctgcgggcCGAGCCCTACCCCACCTCCCGCTACGGCAGCCAGTGCATGCAGCCCAACAACATCATGGGCATCGAGAACATCTGCGAGCTGGCCGCCCGCCTGCTCTTCAGCGCCGTCGAATGGGCCCGCAACATccccttcttccccgacctgcAGATCACCGACCAGGTGGCCTTGCTGCGGCTCACTTGGAGCGAGCTCTTCGTGCTCAACGCGGCGCAGTGCTCCATGCCCCTGCACGTCGCCCCTCTGCTAgccgccgccggcctgcacgcctcGCCCATGTCCGCCGACCGGGTGGTGGCCTTCATGGACCACATCCGCATCTTCCAGGAGCAGGTGGAGAAGCTCAAGGCCCTGCACGTCGACTCGGCGGAGTACAGCTGCCTCAAAGCCATCGTCCTCTTCACATCAG ATGCCTGTGGCCTGTCAGATGCTGCCCACATCGAGAGCCTGCAGGAGAAATCTCAGTGCGCCCTGGAGGAGTACGTGCGGAGCCAGTACCCCAACCAGCCTAGCCGCTTCGGGAAGCTGCTCCTGCGGCTGCCTTCCCTGCGCACCGTCTCGTCGTCAGTCATCGAGCAGCTCTTCTTCGTCCGCTTGGTAGGTAAAACCCCCATTGAAACCCTCATCAGAGATATGTTACTGTCTGGGAGCAGCTTCAACTGGCCTTACATGTCCATCCAGTGTTCCTAG
- the NR2F1 gene encoding COUP transcription factor 1 isoform X5 encodes MAMVVSSWRDPQEDVAGGNPSGPNPAAQPAREQQQQQAASAAPHTPQTPSQPGPPSTPGTAGDKGQGQQGSGQSQQHIECVVCGDKSSGKHYGQFTCEGCKSFFKRSVRRNLTYTCRANRNCPIDQHHRNQCQYCRLKKCLKVGMRREAVQRGRMPPTQPNPGQYALTNGDPLNGHCYLSGYISLLLRAEPYPTSRYGSQCMQPNNIMGIENICELAARLLFSAVEWARNIPFFPDLQITDQVALLRLTWSELFVLNAAQCSMPLHVAPLLAAAGLHASPMSADRVVAFMDHIRIFQEQVEKLKALHVDSAEYSCLKAIVLFTSDACGLSDAAHIESLQEKSQCALEEYVRSQYPNQPSRFGKLLLRLPSLRTVSSSVIEQLFFVRLCS; translated from the exons ATGGCAATGGTAGTTAGCAGCTGGCGAGATCCGCAGGAAGACGTGGCCGGGGGCAACCCGAGCGGCCCCAACCCTGCAGCTCAGCCGGcccgggagcagcagcagcagcaagcggcCTCCGCGGCCCCGCACACCCCCCAGACCCCCAGCCAGCCCGGCCCCCCGTCCACCCCGGGCACGGCCGGGGacaagggccagggccagcagggctcgggccagagccagcagcacaTCGAGTGCGTGGTTTGCGGGGACAAATCCAGCGGCAAACACTACGGGCAATTCACCTGCGAGGGCTGCAAAAGTTTCTTCAAGAGGAGCGTCCGCAGGAACTTAACTTACACATGTCGGGCCAACAGGAACTGTCCCATCGACCAGCACCACCGCAACCAGTGCCAGTACTGCCGCCTCAAGAAGTGTCTCAAAGTGGGCATGAGGCGGGAAG CGGTTCAGCGAGGAAGGATGCCTCCAACCCAGCCCAACCCAGGCCAGTACGCGCTGACCAACGGGGACCCTCTGAACGGGCACTGCTATCTGTCGGGAtacatctccctgctgctgcgggcCGAGCCCTACCCCACCTCCCGCTACGGCAGCCAGTGCATGCAGCCCAACAACATCATGGGCATCGAGAACATCTGCGAGCTGGCCGCCCGCCTGCTCTTCAGCGCCGTCGAATGGGCCCGCAACATccccttcttccccgacctgcAGATCACCGACCAGGTGGCCTTGCTGCGGCTCACTTGGAGCGAGCTCTTCGTGCTCAACGCGGCGCAGTGCTCCATGCCCCTGCACGTCGCCCCTCTGCTAgccgccgccggcctgcacgcctcGCCCATGTCCGCCGACCGGGTGGTGGCCTTCATGGACCACATCCGCATCTTCCAGGAGCAGGTGGAGAAGCTCAAGGCCCTGCACGTCGACTCGGCGGAGTACAGCTGCCTCAAAGCCATCGTCCTCTTCACATCAG ATGCCTGTGGCCTGTCAGATGCTGCCCACATCGAGAGCCTGCAGGAGAAATCTCAGTGCGCCCTGGAGGAGTACGTGCGGAGCCAGTACCCCAACCAGCCTAGCCGCTTCGGGAAGCTGCTCCTGCGGCTGCCTTCCCTGCGCACCGTCTCGTCGTCAGTCATCGAGCAGCTCTTCTTCGTCCGCTTG TGTTCCTAG